A genomic segment from Klebsiella africana encodes:
- the sufS gene encoding cysteine desulfurase SufS — MTFSVERVRADFPVLSREVNGQPLVYLDSAASAQKPEAVIDAEAEFYRHGYAAVHRGIHTLSAEATARMEAVRQQAASFLNAGSAEELVFVRGTTEGINLVANSWGNANVGAGDNIIISEMEHHANIVPWQMLCARVGAELRVIPLNPDGTLQLDVVPGLFDSRTCLLAITEVSNVLGTENPLAALIALAHQHGAKVLVDGAQAVMHHPVDVQALGCDFYVFSGHKLYGPTGIGVLYARAELLQAMPPWEGGGSMIATVSLTEGTTWNQAPWRFEAGTPNTGGIIGLGAALTYVSQLGLTQIAEYEQTLMRYALDALRAVPDLILYGPAQRKGVIAFNLGQHHAYDVGSFLDNYGIAVRTGHHCAMPLMARYQVPAMCRASLAMYNTTEEVDRLVAGLQRIHKLLG, encoded by the coding sequence GACATTTTCAGTTGAACGGGTTCGCGCCGATTTTCCGGTACTGAGCCGGGAGGTTAACGGCCAGCCGCTGGTCTATCTTGACAGCGCCGCCAGCGCCCAGAAACCGGAAGCAGTGATCGACGCCGAAGCGGAATTTTATCGCCACGGCTATGCGGCGGTGCACCGCGGGATCCATACCCTCAGCGCGGAAGCCACCGCGCGGATGGAAGCCGTGCGCCAGCAGGCGGCCAGTTTCCTCAACGCCGGATCGGCGGAGGAACTGGTATTTGTCCGCGGCACCACCGAGGGCATCAACCTGGTGGCCAACAGCTGGGGAAACGCCAACGTCGGCGCCGGGGATAACATCATCATCAGCGAGATGGAGCACCACGCCAACATTGTGCCGTGGCAAATGCTCTGCGCCCGGGTCGGGGCTGAGCTGCGGGTGATCCCCCTCAACCCGGACGGCACGCTGCAACTTGACGTCGTTCCGGGACTGTTTGACTCGCGCACCTGCCTGCTGGCCATCACCGAGGTCTCCAACGTGCTGGGGACGGAAAACCCGCTGGCGGCGCTGATTGCTCTTGCGCATCAGCATGGCGCGAAAGTGCTGGTGGATGGCGCCCAGGCGGTGATGCACCACCCGGTGGACGTCCAGGCGCTGGGCTGCGATTTTTATGTATTCTCCGGACACAAACTGTATGGCCCAACCGGGATCGGCGTGCTCTACGCCCGGGCCGAACTGCTGCAGGCGATGCCGCCGTGGGAAGGGGGCGGGTCGATGATCGCCACCGTCAGCCTGACGGAGGGCACCACATGGAATCAGGCGCCGTGGCGCTTTGAGGCCGGCACACCGAATACCGGGGGGATCATTGGCCTCGGCGCGGCGCTGACCTACGTCAGCCAGCTTGGGCTGACGCAGATTGCCGAGTATGAGCAGACCCTGATGCGCTACGCCCTCGATGCCCTGCGCGCGGTGCCGGATCTGATCCTGTACGGTCCCGCGCAGCGTAAAGGGGTGATTGCCTTTAACCTCGGTCAGCATCATGCCTATGACGTCGGCAGCTTCCTCGATAACTACGGGATCGCCGTGCGCACCGGCCACCACTGTGCGATGCCGCTGATGGCCCGGTATCAGGTACCGGCTATGTGTCGGGCCTCGCTGGCGATGTACAATACCACGGAAGAGGTGGACCGCCTGGTGGCCGGCCTCCAGCGGATCCACAAACTGTTAGGGTAA
- the sufE gene encoding cysteine desulfuration protein SufE, with the protein MAALPDKDKLLRNFSRCANWEEKYLYIIELGQRLAPLSPEEHSPQHIIQGCQSQVWIVMDQDPSGVITLRGDSDAAIVKGLIAVVFILYDRMTAQDITEFDVRPWFEKMALTQHLTPSRSQGLEAMIRAIRAKAANIS; encoded by the coding sequence ATGGCGGCATTACCGGACAAAGACAAACTGTTGCGTAACTTTAGCCGTTGCGCCAACTGGGAAGAGAAGTATCTCTATATCATTGAGCTGGGCCAGCGGCTGGCGCCGCTAAGCCCCGAGGAGCACAGCCCGCAGCACATTATTCAGGGCTGCCAAAGCCAGGTGTGGATCGTGATGGACCAGGACCCCTCCGGCGTTATCACCTTGCGCGGCGACAGCGATGCGGCGATCGTCAAGGGGCTGATTGCGGTGGTGTTTATCCTTTATGACCGGATGACCGCTCAGGACATCACCGAGTTCGACGTGCGCCCGTGGTTTGAAAAAATGGCGCTCACCCAGCATCTTACCCCCTCCCGCTCGCAAGGCCTCGAAGCCATGATCCGCGCGATACGCGCGAAAGCCGCAAATATTAGCTAG
- the ldtE gene encoding L,D-transpeptidase LdtE has translation MKRKTMITLALLSALGASTAAWAVDYPLPPANSRLIGQNQYWTVQEGDRNLQAIARHFDTAAMLILEANDTIAPVQPKPGTQVLIPSQMLLPDVPREGIVVNLAELRLYYFPPGENQVQVYPLGIGQLGLETPEMTTRVGQKIPNPTWTPTAGIRARSLEKGVTLPAVVPAGPNNPLGRYALRLAYGNGEYLIHGTNAPDSVGLRVSSGCMRMNADDIKALFSQVKTGTPVRIINQPVKFAVEPDGKRYVEVHRPLSQTEGENTRTIAYTLPAAFHAFAEDKAVDDLQLKKAMSRRAGYPVVVSAGAGSTATSLSAQNSSSDNGLLTQ, from the coding sequence ATGAAACGCAAAACGATGATCACCTTAGCCCTTCTCAGCGCCCTTGGCGCCTCCACGGCCGCCTGGGCCGTTGATTATCCGCTTCCTCCCGCCAACAGCCGTTTGATTGGTCAAAATCAGTACTGGACGGTCCAGGAGGGAGATCGCAACCTGCAGGCGATTGCGCGCCATTTCGATACCGCGGCGATGCTGATCCTCGAAGCCAACGATACGATTGCGCCGGTGCAGCCGAAGCCCGGCACCCAGGTCTTGATCCCTTCTCAGATGCTGCTGCCCGACGTGCCGAGGGAAGGTATTGTCGTCAACCTTGCCGAACTGCGGCTGTATTATTTCCCGCCGGGAGAGAATCAGGTGCAGGTCTATCCGCTGGGCATTGGCCAGTTAGGGCTGGAAACGCCGGAGATGACCACCCGCGTTGGGCAGAAGATCCCCAATCCGACCTGGACGCCCACCGCGGGCATCCGCGCGCGCTCCCTGGAGAAAGGGGTGACGCTGCCAGCGGTGGTGCCGGCCGGGCCGAACAACCCCCTGGGTCGCTATGCGCTGCGTCTGGCCTACGGTAACGGCGAATATCTCATTCACGGGACTAACGCCCCGGACAGCGTTGGGCTGCGCGTCAGCTCGGGCTGTATGCGAATGAACGCCGATGACATCAAAGCGCTGTTCAGCCAGGTGAAAACCGGGACGCCGGTACGGATTATCAATCAGCCGGTGAAGTTTGCCGTCGAGCCGGATGGTAAACGCTACGTAGAGGTCCACAGGCCGCTGTCGCAGACCGAAGGGGAAAACACCCGGACCATCGCTTACACGCTGCCAGCGGCGTTTCACGCCTTCGCTGAGGATAAAGCAGTGGATGACCTGCAGTTGAAAAAAGCGATGTCGAGAAGGGCGGGCTATCCGGTGGTGGTGTCGGCGGGGGCAGGTAGCACGGCGACGTCGCTGTCGGCGCAGAATAGTTCGTCTGACAACGGCTTGCTCACGCAATAG
- a CDS encoding major outer membrane lipoprotein, translating to MNRTKLVLGAVILGSTLLAGCSSNAKIDQLSSDVQTLNAKVDQLSNDVNAMRSDVQAAKDDAARANQRLDNQAHSYRK from the coding sequence ATGAATCGTACTAAACTGGTACTGGGCGCGGTAATCCTGGGTTCTACTCTGCTGGCTGGTTGCTCCAGCAATGCTAAAATCGATCAGCTGTCTTCTGACGTTCAGACTCTGAACGCTAAAGTTGACCAGCTGAGCAACGACGTGAACGCAATGCGTTCCGACGTTCAGGCTGCTAAAGACGACGCAGCTCGCGCTAACCAGCGTCTGGACAACCAGGCTCACTCTTACCGTAAGTAA
- the pykF gene encoding pyruvate kinase PykF: MKKTKIVCTIGPKTESEEMLTKMLEAGMNVMRLNFSHGDYAEHGQRIQNLRNVMSKTGKKAAILLDTKGPEIRTIKLEGGNDVSLKAGQTFTFTTDKSVVGNNEIVAVTYEGFTSDLTVGNTVLVDDGLIGMEVTAIEGNKVICKVLNNGDLGENKGVNLPGVSIALPALAEKDKQDLIFGCEQGVDFVAASFIRKRSDVVEIREHLKAHGGENIQIISKIENQEGLNNFDEILEASDGIMVARGDMGVEIPVEEVIFAQKMIIEKCIRARKVVITATQMLDSMIKNPRPTRAEAGDVANAILDGTDAVMLSGESAKGKYPLEAVTIMATICERTDRVMTSRLDFNNDNRKLRITEAVCRGAVETAEKLEAPLIVVATQGGKSARAVRKYFPDATILALTTNETTARQLVLSKGVVPQLVEEIASTDDFYHLGKALALKSGLARKGDVVVMVSGALVPSGTTNTASVHVL, from the coding sequence ATGAAAAAGACCAAAATTGTTTGCACCATCGGTCCGAAAACCGAATCTGAAGAGATGCTGACCAAAATGCTGGAAGCCGGCATGAACGTGATGCGTCTGAACTTCTCCCACGGTGACTATGCGGAACACGGTCAGCGCATCCAGAATCTGCGCAATGTGATGAGCAAAACCGGTAAGAAAGCCGCTATTCTGCTGGACACCAAGGGCCCGGAAATTCGTACCATTAAGCTGGAAGGCGGCAATGACGTCTCCCTGAAAGCCGGTCAGACCTTCACCTTCACCACCGATAAATCCGTCGTCGGCAATAACGAAATCGTCGCGGTGACCTACGAAGGCTTCACTTCTGACCTCACCGTCGGCAACACCGTTCTGGTGGACGATGGTCTGATCGGTATGGAAGTGACGGCTATCGAAGGCAACAAAGTTATCTGTAAGGTGCTGAACAACGGCGACCTTGGCGAGAACAAAGGCGTGAACCTGCCGGGCGTTTCCATCGCCCTGCCGGCGCTGGCGGAAAAAGATAAACAAGACCTGATCTTCGGTTGCGAACAAGGCGTGGACTTTGTTGCGGCCTCCTTCATCCGTAAACGTTCTGACGTCGTCGAAATCCGTGAGCACCTGAAAGCCCACGGCGGCGAAAACATCCAGATCATCTCCAAAATCGAAAACCAGGAAGGCCTGAACAACTTCGACGAAATCCTCGAAGCGTCTGACGGCATCATGGTTGCTCGTGGCGACATGGGCGTTGAGATCCCGGTTGAAGAAGTTATCTTCGCCCAGAAAATGATCATCGAAAAATGTATCCGCGCGCGTAAAGTGGTTATCACCGCCACCCAGATGCTGGACTCCATGATCAAAAACCCGCGTCCGACCCGCGCTGAAGCCGGCGACGTAGCCAACGCCATCCTCGACGGCACCGATGCGGTCATGCTGTCCGGCGAATCCGCGAAAGGTAAATACCCGCTGGAAGCGGTCACTATCATGGCGACCATCTGCGAACGTACCGACCGCGTGATGACCAGCCGTCTGGACTTCAACAACGACAACCGTAAACTGCGCATCACCGAAGCGGTGTGCCGCGGCGCGGTAGAAACCGCTGAGAAACTGGAAGCGCCGCTGATCGTGGTCGCCACCCAGGGCGGTAAATCTGCACGCGCGGTGCGCAAATACTTCCCGGACGCCACCATCCTGGCGCTGACCACCAACGAAACCACTGCTCGTCAGCTGGTGCTGAGCAAAGGCGTTGTGCCGCAGCTGGTGGAAGAGATTGCCTCTACCGATGACTTCTATCATCTGGGCAAAGCTCTGGCGCTGAAAAGCGGCCTCGCGCGTAAAGGCGACGTGGTAGTGATGGTCTCCGGCGCATTAGTGCCGAGTGGTACCACTAATACGGCTTCCGTACACGTGCTGTAA
- the ynhH gene encoding protein YnhH: MIKRITPCHISWAEPPAHILLHASGLSPILRAWLSNFRNTGLAPRQCARGARIPYPSQLKD, translated from the coding sequence ATGATAAAACGCATAACACCTTGCCACATTTCATGGGCTGAACCGCCAGCACACATTCTTCTGCACGCTTCAGGGTTGTCACCTATCCTTAGGGCGTGGCTTAGCAACTTTCGTAATACAGGTTTGGCTCCCCGGCAGTGCGCCCGCGGAGCGCGAATTCCATATCCTTCACAACTTAAAGACTAA
- the fumD gene encoding fumarate hydratase FumD → MGNKAKDDELYQEMCRVVGKVVLEMRDLGQEPKHIVIAGVLRTSLANSKIQRSPLTVEAMTKVIHALSGH, encoded by the coding sequence ATGGGAAATAAAGCGAAAGACGACGAGCTGTACCAGGAAATGTGCCGTGTGGTGGGCAAAGTGGTGCTGGAAATGCGCGATCTGGGTCAGGAGCCGAAACATATTGTCATCGCCGGCGTGCTGCGCACCTCGCTGGCGAACAGCAAAATTCAGCGTTCGCCGCTTACCGTGGAGGCGATGACCAAAGTCATCCACGCCCTTTCCGGGCACTAA
- a CDS encoding TetR/AcrR family transcriptional regulator yields the protein MTVVAHDEAQSLKARIFSAAIAVFAEHGLSGARMEQIATEAQTTKRMVVYYFKSKEQLYQEVLQYVYARIRETEQQLGLENVPPVEALVRLVRWSVRYHATHADYMRVICMENMQRGKWLQTSGELKPLNRTALSILEDILQRGQQQGVFQAGLDARDVHRLISSFSFYQVSNFYTFSSLYLDDPLPAIDDEAMVAHHCDIAVRAVVRFVIS from the coding sequence ATGACCGTCGTTGCTCATGATGAAGCACAATCTCTGAAGGCGCGGATCTTCAGCGCCGCCATCGCCGTCTTTGCCGAACACGGGCTGTCAGGCGCCCGCATGGAGCAGATCGCCACCGAGGCGCAAACCACCAAGCGCATGGTGGTCTACTACTTTAAAAGCAAAGAGCAGCTCTATCAGGAGGTGCTGCAGTATGTGTATGCGCGGATCCGCGAAACCGAGCAGCAGCTGGGGCTGGAGAATGTGCCGCCGGTGGAGGCGCTGGTGCGGCTGGTGCGCTGGAGCGTGCGCTATCACGCCACCCATGCGGACTATATGCGCGTCATTTGCATGGAGAATATGCAGCGCGGCAAGTGGTTACAAACCTCGGGTGAGCTGAAACCGCTGAATCGTACCGCCCTGTCGATTCTGGAAGACATTTTACAGCGCGGCCAGCAGCAGGGCGTCTTTCAGGCGGGGCTCGACGCGCGCGATGTGCACCGGTTAATCAGCAGCTTCAGCTTTTATCAGGTGTCGAACTTCTACACCTTCAGCAGCCTGTATCTTGACGACCCGTTGCCGGCCATCGACGATGAAGCAATGGTGGCCCACCACTGCGACATTGCCGTCCGGGCGGTGGTCCGCTTCGTGATTTCCTGA
- a CDS encoding bifunctional sugar phosphate isomerase/epimerase/4-hydroxyphenylpyruvate dioxygenase family protein produces the protein MLRSIATVSISGTLPEKLHAIAAAGYQGVEIFENDLLYYTGTPAQIRQLAADLGLKITLFQPFRDFEGASRAQFAVNMARARRKFALMHELGCDTLLLCSNVQPDCSADSELQVADLRALATLAEEEGIAIGYEALAWGTHVNRWQQAWERVQQVNSPALGLVLDSFHILARGDTLDALPSVPVEKITFVQLADAPYMKMDLLEWSRHFRCFPGQGELPLEAFAEQITRCGYRGPWSLEIFNDGFRASPNGATAKDGYRSLLWLEEQTRRRLPACDADLFSPPPLPVYHRLEFIEFAASAAEAQRLGQHLQALGFQHEGSHRSKQVTLWRNGGARVVINHQPHSWADHFYQRHGVSLCAMALRVEHSAPIVARARALGYATWQGDAGPNETPIPAICAPDGSLIYLIDAGQAIYERDFHLRDGLTMREDYRGIDHLALGMEADSRDNWVMFFRTVFGFTLEHEQTLPDPYGLVRSLAVRSPQGDIRLALNISQSRATQIARSVACYQGAGLQHAAFACLDLPATCDQLTEIARYALPIPANYYDDLLARFGGELDVGQLQRQQLLYDRDPQGGDFLHLYTRPFTAGRFFFELTERRAGYALYGAANAAVRLAAIQYC, from the coding sequence ATGCTGCGCTCTATCGCCACCGTTTCGATTTCCGGCACCCTGCCTGAGAAGCTGCACGCTATAGCAGCGGCGGGCTATCAGGGGGTGGAAATTTTCGAAAACGATTTGCTCTATTATACGGGGACGCCGGCGCAAATCCGCCAGCTGGCCGCCGATTTAGGGCTAAAAATCACGCTTTTTCAACCCTTTCGCGACTTTGAAGGCGCCAGCCGGGCGCAGTTTGCGGTCAATATGGCCCGCGCCAGACGCAAATTTGCTCTGATGCACGAGCTGGGCTGCGACACGCTGCTGCTGTGCAGTAATGTGCAGCCGGACTGCTCGGCGGATAGCGAATTGCAGGTCGCAGACCTGCGGGCGCTGGCGACCCTGGCGGAAGAAGAGGGGATCGCTATCGGCTACGAGGCGCTGGCCTGGGGAACCCATGTGAACCGCTGGCAGCAGGCCTGGGAGCGGGTCCAGCAGGTAAACAGCCCGGCGCTGGGCCTGGTACTCGACAGCTTCCATATCCTGGCCCGGGGCGACACTCTTGACGCGCTACCGTCGGTGCCGGTGGAGAAAATCACCTTTGTTCAGCTCGCCGATGCGCCGTACATGAAAATGGATCTCCTGGAGTGGAGCCGCCACTTTCGCTGCTTCCCCGGGCAGGGGGAGCTGCCGCTGGAGGCGTTTGCCGAGCAGATCACCCGCTGCGGCTACCGCGGTCCCTGGTCGCTGGAGATCTTCAATGATGGATTTCGCGCCTCGCCGAACGGCGCGACGGCCAAAGATGGCTACCGTTCGCTGCTGTGGCTCGAAGAACAGACCCGTCGCCGGCTTCCGGCGTGCGATGCCGACCTGTTTTCACCGCCGCCGCTGCCGGTCTATCACCGGCTGGAGTTTATCGAGTTTGCCGCCAGCGCCGCTGAGGCGCAGCGCCTGGGACAGCACCTGCAGGCGCTGGGTTTTCAGCACGAGGGAAGCCACCGCTCCAAGCAGGTGACGCTGTGGCGCAACGGCGGGGCGCGGGTCGTTATCAACCATCAGCCGCACAGCTGGGCCGATCACTTTTATCAACGCCACGGGGTATCGCTCTGCGCGATGGCGCTACGGGTCGAGCACAGCGCGCCGATTGTCGCCCGCGCCCGCGCGCTGGGGTACGCCACCTGGCAGGGCGACGCCGGGCCGAACGAAACGCCGATCCCGGCGATCTGCGCCCCCGACGGCAGCCTGATCTATCTCATCGACGCCGGGCAGGCGATCTACGAGCGCGACTTTCACCTGCGCGACGGGCTGACGATGCGCGAGGATTATCGCGGTATTGACCATCTGGCGCTGGGGATGGAAGCCGACAGCCGCGACAACTGGGTGATGTTCTTCCGCACCGTATTTGGTTTTACCCTTGAACATGAACAGACCCTGCCGGACCCGTATGGGCTGGTGCGAAGTCTGGCAGTGCGCAGCCCGCAGGGCGATATCCGTCTGGCGCTGAATATTTCCCAGAGCCGGGCGACGCAGATCGCCCGCTCGGTCGCCTGCTATCAGGGTGCCGGGCTGCAGCATGCGGCCTTTGCCTGTCTCGATCTGCCGGCAACCTGCGACCAGCTCACCGAGATTGCCCGCTATGCGCTGCCGATCCCGGCCAATTACTATGACGATCTACTGGCACGCTTTGGCGGCGAGCTGGACGTCGGGCAGCTTCAGCGCCAGCAGCTCCTCTATGACCGCGATCCGCAGGGTGGGGATTTCCTGCATCTTTACACCCGGCCCTTTACCGCCGGGCGCTTTTTCTTTGAGTTAACCGAACGTCGGGCTGGCTACGCGCTCTATGGCGCGGCGAACGCAGCCGTTCGTCTGGCGGCGATACAGTATTGTTAG
- a CDS encoding MFS transporter yields MSSYSPNPTAAAQPAVTARRSRRRIGILALLAVGTMINYLDRTVLGIAAPKLTGELGIDPAIMGILFSAFAWTYALAQIPGGLFLDRFGNKVTYFLSLTLWSLFTLFHGMAVGLKTLLLCRFGLGISEAPCFPVNSRVVSAWFPQQERAKATAVYTVGEYLGLACFAPLLFWIMDGFGWRVLFVSVGAVGILFALVWWRCYREPHEDPRLSQQEREHIENGGGLSAPTDQQVAFSWPLVRQLLSKRQIIGASIGQFAGNTVLVFFLTWFPTWLATERHMPWLKVGFFSILPFVAAAGGVMFGGWISDKLLKATGSANLGRKLPIVAGLLMASCIITANWLQSDLAVILVMSFAFFGQGMVGLGWTLISDIAPKGLGGLTGGLFNFCANLAGILTPLVIGFIVAGFGNFFYALIYIGGAALLGVVAYLFILGDVKRIELSQ; encoded by the coding sequence ATGAGCTCATATAGCCCAAACCCGACGGCTGCCGCCCAGCCTGCCGTCACCGCGCGTCGCTCCCGGCGGCGCATTGGCATCCTTGCACTGTTGGCCGTGGGGACCATGATCAACTACCTCGATCGCACCGTGCTGGGGATCGCCGCCCCAAAGCTCACCGGTGAGTTGGGGATCGACCCGGCAATCATGGGTATCCTCTTCTCCGCCTTCGCCTGGACCTATGCCCTGGCGCAGATCCCCGGCGGTCTGTTTCTTGACCGTTTTGGCAACAAAGTGACCTACTTTTTGTCACTGACCCTGTGGTCGCTGTTTACCCTGTTCCACGGCATGGCGGTGGGGCTGAAGACGCTGCTGCTGTGCCGCTTCGGGCTCGGCATTAGCGAAGCACCGTGCTTTCCGGTCAACAGCCGGGTGGTCAGCGCCTGGTTCCCACAGCAGGAGCGAGCAAAGGCCACGGCGGTCTACACCGTGGGGGAGTATCTCGGGCTGGCCTGCTTTGCCCCGCTGCTATTCTGGATCATGGACGGTTTTGGCTGGCGGGTGCTGTTCGTTAGCGTCGGCGCGGTCGGCATTCTGTTTGCCCTGGTGTGGTGGCGCTGCTATCGCGAACCGCATGAAGATCCACGCCTCAGCCAGCAGGAGCGCGAGCATATCGAAAACGGCGGTGGCCTGAGCGCGCCGACGGACCAGCAGGTGGCGTTCAGCTGGCCGCTGGTCCGCCAGCTGCTGAGCAAACGGCAGATCATCGGCGCCAGTATCGGCCAGTTTGCCGGCAATACCGTGCTGGTGTTCTTTCTCACCTGGTTCCCGACCTGGCTGGCCACCGAGCGGCATATGCCGTGGCTGAAGGTCGGCTTTTTCTCCATCCTGCCGTTTGTTGCCGCCGCCGGCGGGGTGATGTTTGGCGGCTGGATCTCCGACAAACTGCTGAAAGCCACCGGGTCGGCCAACCTCGGCCGTAAACTGCCGATCGTCGCCGGCCTGCTGATGGCCAGCTGCATCATTACCGCCAACTGGCTGCAGAGCGATCTGGCGGTGATCCTGGTGATGTCATTTGCCTTTTTCGGCCAGGGGATGGTTGGCCTCGGCTGGACGCTGATCTCCGATATCGCTCCGAAGGGGCTGGGCGGCCTGACCGGCGGTCTGTTTAACTTCTGCGCCAACCTCGCGGGGATCCTGACTCCGCTGGTTATCGGCTTTATCGTCGCCGGGTTCGGCAATTTTTTCTACGCGTTGATTTACATCGGCGGCGCTGCGCTGCTGGGCGTGGTGGCCTATCTGTTTATCCTCGGCGACGTCAAACGTATTGAGTTATCGCAGTAA
- a CDS encoding shikimate dehydrogenase family protein: MVISGNTRLIAHLGYPTASFKAPMIYNPWFVDQQVDVKVVPMGVRPEDYAAFIPPLFTMTNIIGALVTMPHKIATCDLVQRLSPTAAIAGACNAIRREADGSLSGDMFDGEGFVLGLRRKGFNPQGTRALVVGSGGVGSAIAASLAAAGVSALTLYDTRPEVAHALAGRLHQHYPQLDITLMQPDPAGHELVVNATPLGMKASDPLPLDVDRLTPGTWVGEVVMTQEYTPLLRAAQARQCQIQRGTDMLFEMIPAYLRFFDLPVATPEQLRTLAEIRY, from the coding sequence ATGGTGATTAGTGGGAATACGCGGCTGATAGCACACCTTGGCTATCCGACCGCCAGTTTTAAGGCGCCGATGATCTACAACCCGTGGTTTGTCGACCAGCAGGTGGACGTGAAGGTGGTGCCGATGGGGGTCCGGCCGGAGGACTACGCCGCGTTTATTCCGCCGCTGTTTACGATGACCAACATTATTGGCGCGCTGGTGACGATGCCGCATAAAATCGCCACCTGCGATCTGGTGCAGCGCCTGAGCCCGACGGCGGCCATCGCTGGCGCCTGCAATGCCATCCGCCGCGAGGCCGACGGTAGCCTGAGCGGAGACATGTTCGATGGCGAGGGATTTGTGCTGGGCCTGCGTCGTAAAGGGTTTAATCCGCAGGGGACGCGGGCGCTGGTGGTCGGCAGCGGCGGGGTGGGGTCGGCTATCGCCGCCTCTCTCGCGGCGGCGGGGGTCAGCGCCCTGACCCTGTACGACACCCGTCCTGAGGTGGCGCACGCCCTCGCCGGGCGGCTGCATCAGCACTATCCGCAGCTTGATATCACCCTGATGCAGCCCGATCCTGCCGGACACGAGCTGGTGGTCAATGCCACCCCGCTGGGGATGAAGGCCAGCGATCCGCTGCCGCTGGACGTCGACCGTCTGACGCCGGGCACCTGGGTGGGTGAGGTGGTGATGACCCAGGAGTACACTCCACTGCTGCGGGCCGCTCAGGCGCGGCAGTGCCAGATCCAGCGCGGGACCGACATGCTGTTTGAAATGATCCCCGCCTATTTGCGCTTTTTTGACCTACCGGTAGCCACCCCAGAGCAGCTGCGGACCCTGGCAGAAATTCGCTATTGA
- a CDS encoding extracellular solute-binding protein, translating to MTNTSLTLLAAGSLRSAFQPLVAHFQQHTGLAVDVQFGPAGLLRERIEAGAPCAVFASANVAHPQALLQAALAQECQGFAGNQLMLTARRSPDNDGLDWLTLLSTPRLRLATSTPGCDPSGDYTWQLFAQIEAHYPGLGNAIAGRAQPLVGGRDALSVPPGEIAGAWLIRQNLADLFIGYAHYGPALAACDDLRTLTIPAPWNIRCDYQLARLSADPAALALYRFILGDVGQTCLRQAGFMPFSDAA from the coding sequence ATGACAAATACCTCTCTCACGCTGCTGGCGGCGGGAAGCCTGAGAAGCGCTTTCCAGCCGCTGGTGGCGCACTTTCAGCAGCACACTGGCCTGGCGGTTGATGTGCAGTTTGGCCCTGCCGGCCTGCTGCGCGAGCGAATCGAAGCCGGGGCACCGTGCGCGGTTTTCGCGTCCGCCAACGTGGCGCACCCGCAGGCGCTGCTGCAGGCGGCTCTGGCGCAGGAATGCCAGGGATTTGCCGGCAACCAGCTGATGCTGACCGCCCGGCGCTCGCCGGACAACGATGGCCTGGACTGGCTGACGCTGCTCAGCACGCCCCGCCTGCGGCTGGCGACCTCTACGCCGGGCTGCGATCCGTCGGGAGATTATACCTGGCAGCTGTTCGCCCAAATTGAGGCGCATTATCCTGGGTTGGGCAATGCGATAGCCGGGCGCGCGCAGCCGCTGGTCGGCGGCAGAGACGCACTGAGCGTGCCGCCGGGAGAAATAGCCGGCGCGTGGCTTATTCGCCAGAATCTGGCGGATCTGTTTATCGGCTATGCGCACTATGGCCCTGCGCTGGCCGCCTGCGACGATCTGCGCACCCTGACTATTCCCGCGCCGTGGAATATTCGCTGCGATTACCAGCTGGCGCGTCTCAGCGCTGACCCCGCCGCGCTGGCCCTGTATCGCTTTATCCTCGGCGACGTTGGCCAGACCTGTCTCCGGCAGGCGGGTTTTATGCCGTTCAGCGACGCAGCGTAA